One part of the Candidatus Kouleothrix ribensis genome encodes these proteins:
- the nuoK gene encoding NADH-quinone oxidoreductase subunit NuoK has translation MVEAVPLPWVLTVAAGLFCIGLFGALSRRNTVGILLGVELMLNAVNLNLIAFWRYLEPNLVAGQVFALFIITVAAAEAAVGLAMIIAIYRSRLTVNADEVDTLKG, from the coding sequence ATGGTTGAGGCTGTGCCTTTGCCCTGGGTGCTGACGGTCGCGGCCGGACTGTTCTGCATCGGCCTGTTCGGCGCGCTATCGCGGCGCAACACCGTCGGCATTCTGCTGGGTGTCGAACTGATGCTCAATGCGGTGAACCTGAACCTGATCGCCTTCTGGCGCTACCTCGAGCCAAACCTAGTGGCCGGGCAGGTATTTGCGCTATTCATCATCACGGTGGCGGCAGCCGAGGCTGCGGTGGGCCTGGCGATGATTATCGCGATCTACCGCTCACGGCTGACCGTAAACGCCGATGAGGTCGATACCTTGAAGGGCTAG